The following are encoded together in the Deltaproteobacteria bacterium genome:
- a CDS encoding ATP-binding protein — MRTREALRRRLGHLMGGRLALCVAILAVAHGMAAGSAGEQPAAGARGLYATVVLAFVATLACGLLLGRVRRVRAFGVAQVATDVLVTTALVHFTGGLESIFAFLYVPITVYAALLLGRPGAYAASALAVVAYAAVALLPRIGWLAPATGGGDPVQLALLGVHASALLLVALLASALSHERDRAGHALDERTRALRHLQRLHERTVESLTSGLLTTDSEGRISSFNPEAERITGRPAGAALGLRLGEVIPGAPEVLQEGVAAAGRGDRTRLRLRFHGGGGDEIHLGIAGSVLRSAEGEPAGHVVIFQDVTKVVEMEAELRRQERLAAVGALSAHLAHEIRNPLAAISGSIQILEGALAGTARDDETGRLLGIAVREADRLNQLITDFLQYARPAPGKAVPVPVAAVTAEVLDMFDSVRPSGVSVELAVPAALRVLAEEGPFRQVLWNLFLNAVQAMPEGGTLRVSAAPVPPQAPAAGSRKPPDEEARWVEIEVADSGTGIPEDVLDRIFDPFFTTKKDGTGLGLATVHRVVEASGGHLSVESAVGRGTTFRIRLPRADAA, encoded by the coding sequence GTGCGGACTCGGGAGGCGCTGCGGCGACGGCTCGGCCACCTGATGGGGGGCCGGCTCGCGCTGTGCGTCGCGATCCTGGCCGTCGCGCACGGCATGGCGGCGGGGTCTGCCGGCGAGCAGCCGGCGGCCGGCGCACGCGGCCTCTACGCGACCGTCGTCCTGGCCTTCGTCGCGACCCTCGCCTGCGGGCTGCTGCTCGGTCGGGTGCGGCGCGTCCGCGCCTTCGGCGTGGCGCAGGTGGCCACCGACGTGCTCGTGACGACGGCGCTGGTGCACTTCACCGGCGGGCTCGAGTCGATCTTCGCGTTCCTCTACGTCCCGATCACGGTCTACGCGGCGCTGCTGCTGGGCCGCCCCGGCGCCTACGCGGCCAGCGCCCTCGCCGTCGTGGCCTACGCGGCCGTGGCTCTGCTGCCGCGGATCGGCTGGCTGGCGCCCGCCACGGGAGGTGGCGACCCGGTCCAGCTCGCGCTGCTCGGTGTCCACGCGAGCGCGCTGCTCCTGGTGGCGCTGCTGGCGAGCGCCCTCTCCCACGAGCGCGACCGCGCCGGGCACGCGCTGGACGAGCGCACGCGCGCCCTGCGCCATCTCCAGCGCCTCCACGAGCGCACCGTCGAGAGCCTGACGAGCGGTCTGCTCACGACCGACTCCGAGGGGCGCATCAGCTCCTTCAACCCCGAGGCCGAGCGCATCACCGGGCGGCCGGCCGGCGCGGCGCTCGGCCTCCGGCTCGGCGAGGTGATCCCCGGCGCTCCAGAGGTGCTCCAGGAAGGGGTCGCGGCCGCCGGCCGCGGCGACCGCACCCGGCTGCGCCTGCGCTTCCACGGCGGTGGCGGCGACGAGATCCACCTCGGGATCGCCGGCTCCGTCCTGCGCTCGGCCGAGGGCGAGCCCGCCGGCCACGTCGTGATCTTCCAGGACGTCACCAAGGTGGTCGAGATGGAGGCCGAGCTGCGCCGCCAGGAGCGGCTCGCCGCGGTCGGCGCGCTCTCGGCGCACCTGGCCCACGAGATCCGCAATCCGCTCGCGGCGATCTCGGGGTCGATCCAGATCCTGGAAGGCGCGCTCGCCGGCACTGCCCGCGACGACGAGACCGGGCGCCTGCTCGGGATCGCGGTGCGCGAGGCCGACCGGCTGAACCAGCTCATCACCGACTTCCTGCAGTACGCCCGGCCGGCGCCCGGCAAGGCCGTCCCGGTCCCGGTGGCCGCGGTGACCGCCGAGGTCCTGGACATGTTCGACTCGGTCCGTCCCAGCGGCGTGTCGGTCGAGCTCGCCGTGCCGGCCGCGCTCCGCGTGCTCGCCGAGGAGGGGCCCTTCCGCCAGGTGCTCTGGAACCTGTTCCTGAACGCGGTGCAGGCGATGCCCGAGGGCGGGACGCTGCGCGTGTCCGCGGCCCCGGTGCCGCCTCAAGCGCCGGCAGCGGGCAGCCGAAAACCCCCGGACGAGGAGGCGCGCTGGGTGGAGATCGAGGTGGCGGACAGCGGCACGGGCATTCCCGAGGACGTGCTCGATCGCATCTTCGACCCGTTCTTCACCACCAAGAAGGACGGGACGGGCCTCGGCCTCGCCACCGTGCACCGCGTGGTCGAGGCCAGCGGAGGCCACCTCTCGGTCGAGAGCGCCGTCGGGCGCGGCACGACCTTCCGCATCCGTCTGCCGCGGGCGGACGCCGCGTGA
- a CDS encoding PilC/PilY family type IV pilus protein, with the protein MERRSLGLLAVAALLASLAVSPARAQDDTDLFTVAVPPNVLLVMDNSGSMNQIVWHPDFDPEAPTSCNYYTSEQQWGPSSFDASYARTRTVCGTTRSYYADPEVFAAGNAMRFDPVYLNWIHSLPNGDPRLAELASTSNGTYSACLQAQGYTTYSKYRRARVTAGKDVLREVICNVNQAGEVRFGLAQFRLPGGSGDPNGGYVRIPINDYDAAPYTLNGATRTHGAHLDVAIDALEGVSWTPLGETLFQAYTYFMSRVDSELPDGASGTFPRYRYRTSTSSNGGRGTSTTSEVPISPVQYACQKNFVIMITDGEPTKDDFDTNANTGDYTNYGFGSFTSLIGDYNGDGETEIGGWACNGGNECALYLDDIAKWMHDHDFRPDLDGNQAIDVYTVGFSTTDYANDLLARTAAAGGGLFYASNNAEELAAAITGAVTDIIGKSQSFTAATVPATRTSDGGNIYTSLFEPSDQAFWKGQLKLFQMTSEGDILDANGACALLNPTPPGECKGGQVAPAAVPFWDAGEEIPDPDSRTLYTSFPGLGRIPFTPAGISMTALGSALDPSDDLVLADIPSYPGSGVGSVVDLKDAIVQNLRGCEMGTGILTISCVRRPWLLGDIFHSNPLVVGRPRSFINEGSYRNFAATFATRDNVVYAGANDGFLHAFHAGAWQPTATPPGYDRGTGEELFGFMPWPVRANTRYLPIDTGARDYYGVDGSPSAADVWFYASATQTTKDPSGSEWRTVVAGGLRQGGRAYYALDVTDPSAAAYPTYLWEFPAENASAAERDAIGETWGQPIITKVQVDIGGQPYERWVAIVSGGYHPTSDPNDALNYDPNATAGRGIYILDIETGAVLGEKKFVPTETDGREEMLYAMAATPSVFDTDHDGFADVIYVGDLGGNVWKWVIKWEASGNHLADAVNSAADVSQPTTKFRRWFAAQATASSSLGVTVGATTYYKSIFFSPSGAFALNRFWLAFGTGERALLSRQHDGTTDAENNRFYSVKDEDPLDRRSTPIPMLTEEDLLDQSTDATCPNLSAESGFFFRVADDEKFVTDTDIFGYWVITSTFSASGSSDPCSAGGDASLYVFKVYCGEGFYYDSSTYSEGSGSLPGGGPGAGGGGTDPSLPDYGDPASRRLELDAGMPTDPRVTVSPDGTRVVVTQQDGEIENVEGPPGGGGAPGQLYWREVAQ; encoded by the coding sequence ATGGAACGCCGATCGCTCGGACTCCTCGCTGTGGCCGCCCTGCTGGCGAGCCTCGCCGTATCCCCGGCGCGGGCCCAGGACGACACCGACCTCTTCACGGTCGCCGTGCCGCCCAACGTCCTGCTCGTGATGGACAACTCCGGCTCGATGAACCAGATCGTCTGGCACCCGGACTTCGACCCGGAGGCTCCGACGAGCTGCAACTACTACACGTCGGAACAGCAGTGGGGCCCCTCCAGCTTCGACGCTTCCTACGCGCGAACCCGGACCGTCTGCGGCACGACGCGCTCCTACTACGCCGATCCCGAGGTCTTCGCCGCGGGCAACGCCATGCGCTTCGATCCCGTGTACCTGAACTGGATCCACTCGCTGCCGAACGGAGACCCGCGCCTCGCCGAGCTCGCTTCGACCAGCAACGGCACCTACTCGGCGTGCCTCCAGGCCCAGGGCTACACGACCTATTCCAAGTACCGCCGCGCGCGCGTGACGGCCGGCAAGGACGTGCTTCGCGAGGTGATCTGCAACGTCAACCAGGCCGGCGAGGTGCGCTTCGGCCTGGCCCAGTTCCGGCTGCCGGGCGGCAGCGGCGACCCGAACGGCGGCTACGTGCGGATCCCGATCAACGACTACGACGCGGCGCCCTACACCCTGAACGGTGCCACGCGCACCCACGGGGCACACCTGGACGTCGCCATCGACGCGCTCGAGGGCGTGAGCTGGACGCCGCTCGGGGAGACGCTCTTCCAGGCCTACACCTACTTCATGAGCCGCGTCGACAGCGAGCTTCCCGACGGCGCGAGCGGCACCTTCCCGCGCTACCGCTATCGCACCAGCACCAGCAGCAACGGCGGGCGCGGCACCTCCACGACCTCCGAGGTCCCGATCAGCCCGGTGCAGTACGCCTGCCAGAAGAACTTCGTGATCATGATCACGGACGGTGAGCCCACCAAGGACGACTTCGACACCAATGCGAACACGGGCGACTACACGAACTACGGCTTCGGCAGCTTCACGTCCCTGATCGGAGACTACAACGGCGACGGGGAGACCGAGATCGGCGGCTGGGCGTGCAACGGGGGCAACGAGTGCGCCCTCTACCTCGACGACATTGCGAAGTGGATGCACGACCACGACTTCCGCCCCGATCTCGACGGCAACCAGGCGATCGACGTCTACACGGTGGGCTTCAGCACCACCGACTACGCGAACGACCTGCTGGCGCGAACCGCCGCCGCGGGCGGCGGCCTCTTCTACGCCAGCAACAACGCGGAGGAGCTCGCGGCGGCGATCACCGGAGCGGTCACCGACATCATCGGGAAGTCCCAGTCCTTCACGGCCGCGACGGTTCCCGCGACACGGACGTCCGACGGCGGCAACATCTACACGAGCCTCTTCGAGCCTTCCGACCAGGCCTTCTGGAAGGGCCAGCTGAAGCTGTTCCAGATGACCTCCGAGGGCGACATCCTCGATGCCAACGGCGCGTGCGCGCTTCTCAACCCCACGCCGCCCGGCGAGTGCAAGGGCGGGCAGGTCGCACCGGCCGCGGTCCCGTTCTGGGACGCCGGCGAGGAGATCCCGGATCCCGACAGCCGTACCCTCTACACCTCCTTCCCGGGGCTCGGGCGGATCCCGTTCACGCCGGCCGGGATCTCGATGACCGCGCTTGGCTCGGCGCTGGACCCCAGCGACGACCTGGTCCTCGCGGACATCCCGTCGTACCCGGGGAGCGGCGTCGGCTCCGTCGTCGACCTGAAGGACGCGATCGTCCAGAACCTGCGCGGTTGTGAGATGGGGACGGGGATCCTGACCATCTCCTGCGTGCGGCGCCCCTGGCTGCTCGGCGACATCTTCCACTCGAACCCGCTGGTGGTCGGGCGCCCGCGCTCGTTCATCAACGAGGGGTCGTACCGGAACTTCGCCGCGACCTTCGCCACGCGCGACAACGTGGTCTACGCCGGCGCCAACGACGGCTTCCTGCACGCCTTCCACGCGGGCGCCTGGCAGCCCACAGCGACGCCGCCGGGCTACGACCGCGGCACGGGCGAGGAGCTCTTCGGCTTCATGCCCTGGCCCGTTCGGGCGAACACCCGGTACCTGCCGATCGACACCGGCGCGCGCGACTACTACGGAGTGGACGGCTCGCCCTCGGCGGCGGACGTGTGGTTCTACGCGAGCGCGACGCAGACCACCAAGGACCCGTCCGGCTCCGAGTGGCGCACCGTCGTGGCCGGCGGCCTCCGCCAGGGCGGTCGAGCCTACTACGCCCTCGACGTCACCGACCCGAGCGCGGCGGCGTATCCGACCTACCTGTGGGAGTTCCCGGCCGAGAACGCGAGCGCGGCCGAGCGCGACGCGATCGGCGAGACCTGGGGCCAGCCCATCATCACGAAGGTCCAGGTCGACATCGGCGGCCAGCCCTACGAGCGCTGGGTGGCGATCGTGAGCGGTGGCTATCACCCGACGAGCGACCCGAACGACGCGCTCAACTACGACCCGAACGCGACCGCTGGACGGGGGATCTACATCCTCGACATCGAGACCGGAGCGGTGCTGGGCGAGAAGAAGTTCGTCCCGACCGAGACCGACGGCCGCGAGGAGATGCTCTACGCGATGGCGGCCACGCCGTCGGTGTTCGACACGGATCACGACGGCTTCGCCGACGTGATCTACGTCGGGGACCTGGGTGGCAACGTCTGGAAGTGGGTGATCAAATGGGAGGCCAGCGGCAACCACCTGGCCGACGCCGTGAACAGCGCGGCCGACGTGTCGCAGCCGACCACGAAGTTCAGGCGCTGGTTCGCCGCCCAGGCGACCGCCAGCTCGTCGCTGGGCGTCACGGTCGGGGCGACCACCTACTACAAGAGCATCTTCTTCTCGCCCTCGGGAGCCTTCGCGCTGAACCGCTTCTGGCTGGCCTTCGGCACCGGCGAACGCGCGCTGCTGAGCCGCCAGCACGACGGGACTACCGACGCCGAGAACAACCGCTTCTACTCCGTGAAGGACGAGGACCCGCTGGACCGGCGGTCGACGCCGATCCCGATGCTCACCGAGGAGGATCTCCTCGACCAGAGCACCGACGCAACGTGTCCGAACCTCTCGGCGGAGAGCGGGTTCTTCTTCCGGGTGGCCGACGACGAGAAGTTCGTCACCGACACCGACATCTTCGGCTACTGGGTGATCACCTCCACCTTCTCGGCCTCGGGCTCGAGCGACCCGTGCAGCGCCGGTGGTGATGCGAGCCTGTACGTCTTCAAGGTGTACTGCGGCGAGGGCTTCTACTACGACAGCTCCACCTACTCCGAAGGCTCGGGGAGCCTCCCCGGTGGCGGTCCCGGAGCCGGCGGCGGCGGCACCGACCCGAGTCTGCCGGACTACGGAGACCCGGCGTCGCGGCGCCTCGAGCTCGACGCCGGCATGCCGACCGATCCGCGCGTCACGGTGAGCCCGGACGGCACCCGCGTGGTGGTCACGCAACAGGATGGCGAGATCGAGAACGTGGAAGGCCCGCCGGGCGGTGGCGGGGCGCCTGGCCAGCTCTACTGGCGCGAGGTGGCCCAGTGA
- a CDS encoding HAMP domain-containing protein, giving the protein MDLARLRLAARGGGRPLALQTEVVLSLALVMLAATTLLAAALLHGHETRWRELLGRSLLAEAHAQPGPERALIAGTRWWELRRDGSVVAAWGGSRALDARTRALAEEVQARREPLLRPGAVWDEIRFAAPVGESAVAVARLPAEASLRLRGLPLALAAILLLLDAAAFTAFGATVLRRRVVLPLRRLAQAARGLADGAFEARVPEEGPREAAEVAAAFNAMSEALAARTAALEKAVADLRAANTELRQARAGLDRAERLAAVGRLAAGVAHEVGNPMGALLAFVDLAGREPAAASAHLARATREGERVRRILRQLLDFARPDAMRAPPRPLDLAAAAQEAVTRVAAQQRYAGLRLELTVDGDPPLALGDPAAVAQILLNLLLNAADAVGAARGGRILLLVRAAPLALRGGEAPEHAQARRSPGGVECVVADGGCGVAEGDRERIFDPFFTTKDPGAGTGLGLSNSLRLAEEMGGALELVAPPEGLRTAFALRLPAAGAGERTAASCEVRREVRGEASPTPRAVHEEDQQ; this is encoded by the coding sequence ATGGACCTCGCTCGCCTGCGGCTCGCTGCGCGCGGCGGGGGACGGCCGCTCGCGCTGCAGACCGAGGTCGTCCTGAGCCTGGCCCTCGTGATGCTGGCCGCGACGACCCTGCTCGCGGCCGCGCTCCTGCACGGCCACGAGACGCGCTGGCGCGAGCTGCTCGGGCGCTCGCTGCTCGCGGAGGCTCATGCGCAGCCGGGCCCCGAGCGGGCGCTGATCGCCGGGACCCGCTGGTGGGAGCTGCGCCGCGACGGGAGCGTGGTGGCGGCCTGGGGCGGGTCCCGGGCGCTCGACGCGCGGACGCGCGCGCTCGCGGAGGAGGTCCAGGCGCGCCGCGAGCCGCTGCTGCGGCCGGGCGCCGTCTGGGACGAGATCCGCTTCGCCGCACCGGTCGGCGAGAGCGCGGTGGCGGTGGCCCGGCTGCCGGCCGAGGCCTCGCTGCGCCTGCGCGGCCTGCCGCTCGCCCTGGCGGCGATCCTGCTCCTGCTCGACGCCGCCGCCTTCACGGCTTTCGGCGCCACCGTGCTGCGACGCCGCGTCGTGCTGCCGCTGCGCCGGCTGGCGCAGGCGGCGCGCGGGCTCGCCGACGGGGCCTTCGAGGCCCGCGTCCCCGAGGAGGGGCCGCGCGAGGCCGCCGAGGTGGCGGCTGCCTTCAACGCGATGAGCGAGGCGCTGGCGGCGCGCACGGCTGCCCTCGAGAAGGCGGTGGCCGATCTGCGGGCCGCCAACACGGAGCTGCGGCAGGCGCGCGCCGGGCTCGACCGCGCCGAGCGGCTCGCGGCGGTGGGGCGGCTCGCCGCCGGCGTCGCCCACGAGGTGGGCAACCCGATGGGCGCGCTCCTGGCCTTCGTGGACCTGGCCGGGCGCGAGCCGGCCGCCGCCTCCGCGCACCTCGCGCGAGCCACCCGGGAAGGCGAGCGGGTGCGGCGGATCCTGCGCCAGCTCCTCGACTTCGCGCGGCCGGACGCCATGCGGGCGCCGCCCCGTCCGCTCGACCTCGCGGCCGCCGCGCAGGAGGCCGTCACGCGGGTCGCCGCGCAGCAGCGCTACGCCGGGCTGCGTCTGGAGCTCACCGTGGACGGCGATCCTCCGCTGGCGCTCGGCGATCCGGCAGCCGTCGCGCAGATCCTGCTGAACCTGCTCCTCAATGCGGCGGATGCGGTGGGAGCTGCGCGGGGAGGCCGCATCCTGCTCCTCGTGCGGGCAGCGCCCCTGGCGCTGCGCGGCGGCGAGGCGCCGGAGCACGCGCAGGCGCGCCGCTCTCCCGGCGGGGTCGAGTGCGTGGTCGCCGACGGCGGCTGCGGCGTCGCCGAGGGCGACCGCGAGCGGATCTTCGACCCCTTCTTCACGACCAAGGACCCGGGTGCGGGGACCGGTCTCGGCCTCTCGAACTCCCTGCGGCTGGCCGAAGAGATGGGGGGCGCGCTCGAGCTGGTCGCGCCGCCGGAGGGGCTGCGGACCGCCTTCGCCCTGCGGCTCCCGGCGGCGGGCGCGGGCGAGCGCACCGCAGCGAGCTGCGAGGTCCGCAGGGAGGTGCGGGGCGAGGCATCCCCCACGCCCCGGGCAGTCCACGAAGAAGACCAGCAGTGA
- a CDS encoding PilW family protein, whose product MDRTLRRRAGFSLVELMIAVGILVVVVAAVMQSFVVQNKAYTVTDQVVEAQQSLRAVAWLLERDARMTGFLVPEAAAVCAVDNVALPDKVWFTDADALDPDGQTRPALGAEVTGYGENPGPDGLTVDNIILDDTGIGSSGFYDRDGDGTGDSDFVEKHGVILVDVDDPARGVACGVVSSIAGNVVNVDFENAIDAGDGDRLILVPAHVYEVVTFGVDEPQLLRNGELIATGVEDLQVAFFFDMNRDGVIDGVASANGEMPGEAGGDVYAANGYDNRDLREIRLNLVTRTRMDDVANDEGRHQTRENRVASGPGDGYRRRVHSSTVKLRNVGYRGTST is encoded by the coding sequence ATGGACAGGACGCTGCGCCGCCGGGCGGGCTTCTCGCTCGTCGAGCTGATGATCGCGGTCGGGATCCTGGTGGTCGTGGTAGCCGCCGTGATGCAGAGCTTCGTCGTGCAGAACAAGGCCTACACCGTGACCGACCAGGTCGTCGAGGCGCAGCAGAGCCTGCGTGCGGTGGCCTGGCTTCTGGAGCGCGACGCCCGCATGACGGGCTTCCTGGTCCCCGAGGCGGCGGCGGTGTGCGCGGTGGACAACGTGGCGCTCCCGGACAAGGTCTGGTTCACGGACGCCGACGCGCTCGATCCCGACGGCCAGACCCGCCCGGCGCTCGGCGCCGAGGTCACGGGCTACGGCGAGAACCCGGGCCCCGACGGGCTCACCGTCGACAACATCATCCTAGACGATACCGGGATCGGCTCGAGCGGCTTCTACGACCGCGACGGAGACGGCACCGGGGACTCGGACTTCGTCGAGAAGCACGGCGTCATCCTGGTGGACGTGGACGATCCGGCCCGGGGCGTCGCCTGCGGCGTCGTGAGCTCGATCGCCGGCAACGTGGTCAACGTCGACTTCGAGAACGCGATCGACGCGGGCGACGGCGACCGCCTGATCCTGGTGCCCGCCCACGTCTACGAAGTGGTCACGTTCGGGGTCGACGAGCCCCAGCTGCTCCGCAACGGGGAGCTGATCGCGACGGGCGTCGAGGACCTCCAGGTCGCCTTCTTCTTCGACATGAACCGGGACGGCGTGATCGACGGCGTAGCCTCCGCCAACGGCGAGATGCCGGGCGAAGCCGGCGGCGACGTCTACGCAGCGAACGGGTACGACAACCGCGACCTGCGCGAGATCCGGCTCAACCTGGTGACGCGCACGCGGATGGACGACGTCGCGAACGACGAGGGCCGACACCAGACCCGCGAGAACCGGGTCGCGTCGGGCCCCGGCGACGGCTACCGGCGCCGCGTCCACAGCTCCACGGTGAAGCTCCGCAACGTGGGATATCGGGGGACCTCGACATGA
- a CDS encoding prepilin-type N-terminal cleavage/methylation domain-containing protein, whose product MSDPMARGLRHGFATMRASAYGQTRRRAGFSLLEIMVVVAIIGVMAALAGPALQRFFANQRLKSAARSMADAFLLARAEAIRTGDAQIVFLSAAGGADPPATDPTGTSLNASSAGAEPRGGVWPALVLDDGPPGSWNCEIDAADPVRTIPPETGVSWGVTQSAGVRAPGDPAGGADPASGSSFEYQGNRVTWVLFRGDGIPLTFDAGCNLGTLGSGGGAVYVTNGERDYAVVLSPLGAVRVHAFETGAAEWTD is encoded by the coding sequence ATGAGCGACCCGATGGCACGGGGCTTGCGACACGGCTTCGCCACGATGCGGGCGAGCGCGTACGGACAGACGCGGCGGCGGGCGGGCTTCAGCCTGCTCGAGATCATGGTCGTCGTCGCGATCATCGGCGTGATGGCGGCGCTGGCGGGGCCGGCTCTCCAGCGCTTCTTCGCGAACCAGCGCCTGAAGTCGGCGGCCCGCTCGATGGCCGACGCCTTCCTGCTCGCGCGTGCCGAGGCGATCCGTACCGGGGATGCGCAGATCGTGTTCCTGTCCGCCGCCGGAGGCGCTGATCCGCCGGCGACGGATCCGACGGGCACCTCGCTCAACGCCTCGTCGGCCGGGGCCGAGCCGCGCGGGGGCGTATGGCCCGCCCTCGTCCTCGACGACGGCCCGCCGGGCTCCTGGAACTGCGAGATCGACGCTGCCGATCCGGTTCGCACGATCCCTCCCGAGACCGGTGTCTCCTGGGGCGTGACGCAATCCGCCGGTGTGCGCGCGCCCGGCGATCCGGCTGGCGGTGCCGATCCGGCCAGCGGCTCGAGCTTCGAGTACCAGGGCAACCGCGTGACCTGGGTGCTGTTCCGTGGCGACGGGATCCCGCTCACCTTCGACGCCGGCTGCAACCTCGGCACGCTGGGCTCGGGGGGCGGCGCGGTGTACGTCACCAACGGGGAGCGCGACTACGCCGTCGTGCTCTCGCCGCTAGGGGCGGTCCGGGTACACGCATTCGAGACGGGGGCAGCGGAATGGACCGACTGA
- a CDS encoding prepilin-type N-terminal cleavage/methylation domain-containing protein, with the protein MDRLKRRRGGEGFTLIEVMIALSMLAAGLLTVAAAQLYAMRGGSSGRHASDAATIAHSQLEDFQRMDFSDADLTDTGGAWQNGVVPADVGVVETAGGDVTEMAYTIQFRVDDVDPNLKAVDVRVNWDEPQRPGRSVTLSTMLHNDPQTGG; encoded by the coding sequence ATGGACCGACTGAAGCGGAGGCGGGGAGGCGAGGGCTTCACCCTGATCGAGGTGATGATCGCGCTGAGCATGCTGGCTGCGGGCCTGCTCACGGTGGCGGCCGCGCAGCTCTACGCGATGCGCGGAGGCTCGTCGGGACGCCACGCCTCCGACGCCGCGACCATCGCGCACTCGCAGCTCGAGGACTTCCAGCGCATGGACTTCTCGGATGCCGATCTCACGGACACGGGCGGCGCCTGGCAGAACGGAGTCGTGCCGGCCGACGTCGGCGTGGTGGAGACGGCGGGCGGAGACGTGACCGAGATGGCCTACACGATCCAGTTCCGGGTGGACGACGTCGACCCGAACCTGAAGGCCGTCGACGTGCGCGTGAACTGGGACGAGCCGCAGCGGCCAGGCCGGTCCGTCACGCTCTCGACGATGCTCCACAACGATCCGCAGACGGGGGGCTGA
- a CDS encoding sigma-54 dependent transcriptional regulator: MTATPRILVVDDERSMQEFLEILLRKEGYDVTTAGDVTAALVALDADDYDLVISDIQMPDRSGLDLLRTIRGSQPDALVLMITAFATTETAIAAMKEGAYDYITKPFKVDEIKLVVQKALEKKLLASENARLRHELRSERQQRPLVGNSARMHQLYEMIGRVAATKTNVLIVGESGTGKELVARAIHTESDRAEKPFVALNCAAIPENLLESELFGHVKGAFTGAVGNKSGLFELADQGTLFLDEVGELTPPLQVKLLRAIQEKTIRRVGGTSDRRVDVRILAATNRRLEEEVAASRFREDLYYRLNVIQLQLPPLRERMEDLPLLVHHFAEKYGRELGKPVRGVSEDAMQRLRAHAYPGNVRELENVIERAVALSRSEWIDAEALPPTLLERPAERAVAPLPQGSVDLDNLVADYERGLLLEALRRAGGVKKRAAQLLGISFRSFRYRLEKLGLDEPSDPL, translated from the coding sequence GTGACGGCGACTCCGCGCATCCTCGTCGTCGACGACGAGCGCAGCATGCAGGAGTTCCTCGAGATCCTGCTCCGCAAGGAGGGCTACGACGTCACGACCGCCGGCGACGTGACCGCAGCCCTGGTCGCTCTCGACGCCGACGACTACGACCTCGTGATCTCCGACATCCAGATGCCCGACCGCTCGGGCCTCGACCTCCTGCGCACGATCCGCGGCTCCCAGCCCGACGCGCTGGTGCTGATGATCACCGCCTTCGCCACCACCGAGACCGCGATCGCGGCGATGAAGGAAGGCGCCTACGACTACATCACCAAGCCCTTCAAGGTGGACGAGATCAAGCTCGTCGTGCAGAAGGCGCTCGAGAAGAAGCTGCTCGCCTCCGAGAACGCACGCCTGCGCCACGAGCTGCGCAGCGAGCGCCAGCAGCGCCCGCTGGTCGGCAACAGCGCGCGCATGCACCAGCTCTACGAGATGATCGGACGCGTCGCCGCCACCAAGACCAACGTACTGATCGTCGGCGAGAGCGGCACCGGCAAGGAGCTGGTCGCGCGCGCGATCCACACCGAGAGCGACCGCGCCGAGAAGCCCTTCGTCGCCCTCAACTGCGCGGCGATCCCCGAGAACCTGCTCGAGTCGGAGCTCTTCGGGCACGTGAAGGGCGCCTTCACCGGCGCCGTCGGCAACAAGTCGGGCCTCTTCGAGCTGGCCGACCAGGGCACGCTCTTCCTCGACGAGGTCGGCGAGCTCACGCCGCCGCTCCAGGTGAAGCTCCTGCGTGCGATCCAGGAGAAGACGATCCGGCGCGTCGGCGGCACCTCCGACCGGCGCGTGGACGTGCGCATCCTGGCCGCCACCAACCGCCGGCTGGAGGAGGAGGTGGCCGCCAGCCGTTTCCGCGAGGACCTCTACTACCGGCTCAACGTGATCCAGCTCCAGCTCCCGCCGCTGCGCGAGCGGATGGAGGACCTGCCGCTGCTCGTGCACCACTTCGCCGAGAAGTACGGGCGCGAGCTCGGAAAGCCCGTGCGCGGCGTCTCCGAGGACGCGATGCAGCGGCTGCGCGCGCACGCCTATCCGGGCAACGTGCGCGAGCTCGAGAACGTGATCGAGCGCGCGGTGGCGCTCTCGCGCAGCGAGTGGATCGACGCCGAGGCGCTGCCGCCGACCCTGCTCGAGCGGCCCGCCGAGCGCGCGGTGGCCCCGCTGCCGCAGGGCTCGGTCGATCTCGACAACCTGGTCGCCGACTACGAGCGCGGGCTGCTGCTCGAGGCGCTGCGCCGGGCGGGCGGCGTCAAGAAGCGAGCCGCGCAGCTCCTCGGCATCTCGTTCCGGTCCTTCCGCTACCGGCTCGAGAAGCTCGGCCTCGACGAGCCCTCCGACCCGCTCTGA